The following coding sequences lie in one Onychomys torridus chromosome X, mOncTor1.1, whole genome shotgun sequence genomic window:
- the LOC118574088 gene encoding cytochrome c oxidase subunit 7B, mitochondrial, whose translation MLPFVKNAVSRLQVRSIQQVVARQSHQKRAPDFHDKYGNAILAGGFLFCVSTWTYTATQIGIEWNLSPVGRVTPKEWRDQ comes from the exons ATGTTGCCCTTTGTCAAAAACGCAGTAAGCCGTCTCCAAG TTCGAAGCATTCAGCAAGTGGTGGCAAGGCAGAGCCACCAGAAACGGGCACCTGATTTCCATGACAAATATGGAAATGCAATATTAGCAGGTGGATTCCTCTTCTGTGTTTCTACATGGACATAT ACAGCAACACAAATTGGCATAGAATGGAACCTGTCTCCTGTTGGCAGAGTTACCCCAAAGGAATGGAGAGATCAGTAG